Proteins encoded together in one Thermoplasmatales archaeon BRNA1 window:
- a CDS encoding ABC-type multidrug transport system, ATPase component: protein MAGEDIIEIEGLVKRYKNKTAINNITMTVKKGEMYAFLGPNGAGKTTTVRVLSTLTNFDEGKVIIDGYDLLKNPKEAKSCMGVIQQHISLDKDLTVWENMMAHAMYQQIPKAERKKRIDELSEYIGLGEYYNYKVDKLSGGWKKRVAIVCALVHRPKLLFLDEPTVGLDIQARRGLWDLLRKLNDDGMTIFLTTHYIEEAESLCHHVGFIDKGTIIAEGTPDELASKVGNTTVEYYGPDRKTQYRYFASRDEATEFSKTLGPEFTVTVRKTNLEDAFVEMTGNKIGDNGFMTMDGKSEGKKMGGMA, encoded by the coding sequence ATGGCCGGAGAAGACATAATCGAGATTGAGGGTCTTGTCAAACGGTACAAGAACAAGACCGCGATAAACAACATCACCATGACGGTCAAGAAGGGCGAGATGTACGCCTTCCTCGGCCCGAACGGTGCAGGCAAGACGACCACCGTCCGCGTGCTCTCGACCCTCACGAACTTCGACGAGGGCAAGGTTATCATCGACGGATACGACCTTCTGAAGAACCCCAAGGAAGCCAAGTCCTGCATGGGGGTCATCCAGCAGCACATCAGCCTCGACAAGGATCTGACTGTGTGGGAGAACATGATGGCCCACGCCATGTATCAGCAGATCCCCAAGGCCGAGAGGAAGAAGCGCATCGACGAGCTTTCCGAATACATCGGCCTCGGCGAATACTACAATTACAAGGTCGACAAGCTCTCCGGCGGATGGAAGAAGAGGGTCGCCATCGTGTGCGCCCTGGTCCACCGCCCCAAACTCCTGTTCCTCGACGAGCCCACCGTCGGACTCGACATCCAGGCGAGACGTGGCCTCTGGGACCTCCTCAGGAAACTCAACGACGACGGGATGACCATCTTCCTTACCACCCACTACATCGAGGAGGCGGAATCCCTCTGCCACCACGTCGGATTCATCGACAAGGGTACGATCATCGCCGAGGGAACCCCCGACGAACTGGCGTCCAAGGTGGGCAACACCACTGTGGAATACTACGGTCCCGACAGAAAGACCCAGTACCGCTATTTCGCGTCGAGGGATGAGGCCACGGAGTTCTCAAAGACCCTCGGACCGGAGTTCACCGTGACCGTCCGCAAGACCAACCTCGAGGATGCGTTCGTGGAGATGACCGGCAACAAGATCGGCGATAACGGATTTATGACCATGGACGGGAAGTCCGAAGGCAAGAAGATGGGAGGGATGGCCTGA
- a CDS encoding ABC-2 type transporter, whose protein sequence is MSFFRETYCVAWADLRFMKHNAMNIVISSLMAPILYLLAFGYGLNAGDVEIEGHMVPYLDFVIPGIIALSSLNGSYGSTATRMNVQRLYYRSFDEMMMCPLSNSAIIIGKATLGILRGMFSCMLMFIIGFALEPDFMNFTPWFVVTLVTCTFTFSLLGETCALMVSSHQGMATFGSLVITPMTFLCGTFFNVANLPEWAQAVLYALPLTEASSCFRAATLDIYAFPILQYLVIVAFGVAFFLIDLYLLKNKKV, encoded by the coding sequence ATGTCTTTCTTCAGAGAGACCTACTGCGTCGCATGGGCGGACCTGCGCTTCATGAAGCACAACGCCATGAACATCGTGATCTCCAGCCTCATGGCGCCCATCCTGTACCTTCTAGCGTTCGGTTACGGACTCAACGCGGGGGATGTTGAGATCGAGGGCCACATGGTCCCGTATCTTGACTTCGTCATCCCCGGAATCATCGCCCTGTCCTCTCTGAACGGATCCTACGGCTCCACCGCCACCAGGATGAACGTCCAGAGGCTGTACTACCGCAGCTTCGACGAGATGATGATGTGTCCTCTCAGCAACTCGGCCATCATCATCGGAAAGGCAACCCTGGGAATCCTCAGGGGAATGTTCAGCTGCATGCTGATGTTCATCATCGGATTCGCCCTCGAGCCCGACTTCATGAACTTCACCCCGTGGTTCGTGGTGACCCTCGTGACCTGCACGTTCACCTTCTCCCTCCTGGGAGAGACCTGCGCGCTGATGGTAAGCTCCCACCAGGGAATGGCCACCTTCGGGTCCCTCGTGATCACCCCCATGACCTTCCTCTGCGGCACGTTCTTCAACGTCGCCAACCTGCCCGAGTGGGCACAGGCGGTCCTGTACGCTCTCCCGCTCACCGAGGCTAGCTCCTGCTTCAGGGCGGCAACCCTTGACATCTACGCGTTCCCGATACTCCAGTACCTTGTCATCGTGGCGTTCGGTGTCGCGTTCTTCCTGATAGACCTCTATCTGCTGAAGAACAAGAAGGTCTGA
- a CDS encoding Cobalamin biosynthesis protein CobN-related Mg-chelatase: protein MIAALDEDDDQNYLAANIRRDTVEAIAQGVPVDEAQREASYRIFGDAPGQYGCGISDLVQTGNWKSVDDLRDTYVKHGCYVYGKGLKGEAKPEMFRKRLKIMDVTVKNHNTRAVDMLDMDDDFDCLGGFTAAVTAEKGQKPVSFMGDSSDTQNLKLRTTEEECRFIFRSKIDNPKWLNGLKQHGFAGAKELSKLFDYTMGWSATEDIIENWMYDDLANRFVLDKETQEWIKDENPYAMMAMLARLQEAVDRGFWDASDEMLEKLKQVYLDFEERIEEITDR from the coding sequence ATGATCGCCGCCCTCGACGAGGATGACGACCAGAACTACCTCGCGGCGAACATCAGGAGGGACACCGTGGAGGCCATCGCACAGGGCGTCCCGGTGGACGAGGCCCAGAGGGAAGCCAGCTACCGTATCTTCGGAGATGCCCCCGGGCAGTACGGATGCGGAATCAGTGACCTGGTTCAGACCGGGAACTGGAAGTCCGTGGACGATCTCAGGGACACCTACGTCAAGCACGGCTGCTACGTGTACGGCAAAGGTCTCAAGGGAGAGGCAAAGCCGGAGATGTTCCGCAAGAGACTGAAGATCATGGACGTCACCGTCAAGAACCACAACACCAGGGCGGTGGACATGCTCGACATGGACGACGATTTCGACTGTCTCGGAGGGTTCACCGCGGCGGTCACCGCGGAGAAGGGACAGAAGCCCGTGTCGTTCATGGGGGACTCCTCGGACACCCAGAACCTCAAACTGAGGACCACCGAGGAGGAGTGCAGGTTCATCTTCAGGAGCAAGATCGACAACCCCAAGTGGCTGAACGGCCTGAAGCAGCACGGCTTCGCCGGCGCCAAGGAGCTGTCCAAGCTCTTCGATTACACCATGGGATGGTCCGCCACCGAGGACATCATCGAGAACTGGATGTACGACGACCTGGCGAACCGTTTCGTCTTGGACAAGGAGACCCAGGAATGGATCAAGGACGAGAACCCCTATGCGATGATGGCTATGCTCGCACGCCTGCAGGAGGCCGTGGACAGGGGATTCTGGGACGCATCCGATGAGATGCTGGAGAAGCTCAAGCAGGTGTACCTCGACTTCGAGGAGAGGATCGAGGAGATCACCGACAGGTGA
- a CDS encoding Cobalamin biosynthesis protein CobN-related Mg-chelatase, producing MVRIAGFGVGSHEGFVLEGPISIMRSQGYDIEFHGADSVTLDDDIDELKRFLDVVKGCDIIFLYVHGDVSYFRHWGNLREVIDTYGISAFMTGCDPEIIADWRYMFRQDDECFRTLTILSEIGGDENNFSVVKKLLNMFDNAGLKVPDPVRPMAQGVYVPGRGAFTFEEGLKDVGSTGRPVVLITFVYTFYIRHNTRAMDELYHAVERAGGEPLAIFYKTYADEVVGSIGVSAIVDRYLLRDGKPIVDAVINTIGFSSTLIASPGCGEQVSEDNFYERLNVPVIQAINLYGPAKAWRESPFGLGPADIAMSVVDPEFDGQIDGVPYCGTEKMENGDYKQVPIEERCSALAEMAVRWGTLTHRKQSEKKVAILIYMYPPRQDLAGGGYGLDTFASVTSMLERMKDAGYALDWVPEDGKDLVNRMLEGITNDDNWRSEAQMREAAVDMVTKEQYDAWFDEIAESARKRFVEAWGDTPGDIHVLDGKILLPGIMNGNVFIGFQPDRGKCTTESVHDPWTAPPHQYLGFYRWLKYVWGADAVVHIGTHGTLEWLPGKSAGLSDECDPDIVLSKLPNINPYIIDNPGEGMQSKRRQYAVTTTHLIPAMARSGGYDEINELESAVQSFLKAKEQKQTDKLPLIMEKVISLCVKLNMMSDLNLSADATAEEMDSKIDKLYDYILEVKDALIKDGLHILGQIPEGERMAETLYMLVRYRNGDVPSLREAVAHTYGLEMEDLLKDPSGVQPDGHLNGEMTDIIDAGMYELIEKCQEYDFDASEAIGFAVGRYPNAGEDMKQAIEFVCGFLIDAVRHMGDEIGNVLKALGGGFVPPGPSGCPGRGRAQILPTGRNFYSIDPDSIPWHSSWEIGSKMAEQMVERYIQDNGVCPQTIGIILWATDTMKTGGDDVAYILRLMGLRPVWDGYGGRVKDVEVIPIEELGRPRIDVTVRISGLFRDTFPNLSNLIDRGV from the coding sequence ATGGTCAGAATCGCAGGTTTCGGTGTCGGATCCCACGAGGGTTTCGTTCTGGAGGGTCCGATTAGCATCATGCGCAGTCAGGGTTACGATATCGAATTCCACGGTGCGGATTCCGTCACCCTTGACGATGACATCGACGAGCTCAAGAGGTTCCTCGACGTCGTGAAGGGATGCGACATCATATTCCTGTACGTCCACGGGGATGTCTCCTACTTCCGCCACTGGGGGAACCTGAGGGAGGTAATCGACACCTACGGGATCTCCGCATTCATGACCGGATGCGACCCGGAGATTATCGCCGACTGGAGGTACATGTTCAGACAGGACGACGAATGCTTCCGCACCCTGACCATCCTCTCCGAGATAGGTGGAGACGAGAACAACTTCTCCGTCGTGAAGAAACTCCTCAACATGTTCGACAACGCGGGTCTCAAGGTCCCCGACCCGGTGAGGCCGATGGCCCAGGGAGTCTACGTTCCCGGGAGGGGCGCATTCACATTCGAGGAGGGTCTGAAAGACGTCGGTTCCACCGGCCGTCCGGTCGTACTCATCACATTCGTCTACACGTTCTACATCAGGCACAACACCCGCGCCATGGACGAGCTGTATCACGCGGTCGAGAGGGCGGGGGGTGAACCCTTGGCCATATTCTACAAGACCTACGCCGACGAGGTCGTGGGCTCCATCGGGGTCAGCGCCATAGTCGACAGATATCTCCTGAGGGACGGGAAGCCCATCGTGGATGCCGTCATCAACACCATCGGGTTCTCATCCACCCTCATCGCATCCCCCGGGTGCGGCGAGCAGGTCTCAGAGGACAACTTCTACGAGAGGCTCAACGTTCCGGTCATACAGGCGATCAACCTCTACGGTCCGGCGAAGGCCTGGAGGGAGAGTCCCTTCGGACTCGGTCCCGCCGACATCGCCATGAGCGTCGTCGATCCCGAGTTCGACGGACAGATCGACGGAGTCCCGTACTGCGGCACCGAGAAGATGGAGAACGGAGACTACAAGCAGGTCCCCATCGAGGAGAGGTGCTCCGCGCTTGCGGAGATGGCCGTCAGATGGGGAACCCTAACCCACAGGAAGCAGAGCGAGAAGAAGGTCGCGATCCTCATCTACATGTACCCGCCGAGGCAGGACCTGGCGGGAGGGGGATACGGCCTGGACACCTTCGCCAGCGTGACCTCTATGCTCGAGAGGATGAAGGATGCGGGTTACGCTCTCGACTGGGTCCCCGAGGACGGGAAGGACCTGGTCAACAGGATGCTCGAGGGCATCACCAACGACGACAACTGGAGGTCCGAGGCGCAGATGCGCGAGGCCGCCGTCGACATGGTCACCAAGGAGCAGTACGACGCATGGTTCGACGAGATAGCCGAATCCGCGAGGAAGAGGTTCGTAGAGGCCTGGGGCGACACCCCCGGGGACATCCACGTCCTGGACGGGAAGATCCTCCTGCCGGGAATCATGAACGGCAACGTGTTTATCGGTTTCCAGCCCGACCGCGGCAAGTGCACCACCGAGTCCGTCCACGACCCGTGGACCGCACCGCCGCACCAGTACCTCGGGTTCTACAGATGGCTGAAGTATGTCTGGGGAGCGGACGCCGTGGTCCACATCGGGACCCACGGGACCCTGGAGTGGCTTCCAGGCAAGAGCGCGGGTCTCTCCGATGAGTGCGACCCCGACATCGTCCTTTCCAAACTGCCGAACATCAACCCGTACATCATAGACAACCCCGGAGAGGGGATGCAGTCAAAGCGCCGCCAGTATGCGGTAACCACCACCCATCTGATCCCGGCCATGGCCAGGTCCGGAGGGTATGACGAGATCAACGAACTGGAGTCTGCGGTCCAGTCGTTCCTCAAGGCCAAGGAGCAGAAGCAGACCGACAAGCTCCCGCTCATCATGGAGAAGGTCATCAGCCTCTGCGTCAAGCTCAACATGATGTCCGACCTGAATCTCTCAGCTGATGCCACCGCGGAGGAGATGGATTCCAAGATCGACAAGCTATACGATTACATCCTAGAGGTGAAGGACGCCCTGATCAAGGACGGTCTCCACATCCTAGGTCAGATCCCCGAGGGGGAGAGGATGGCCGAGACCCTCTACATGCTGGTCAGATACAGGAACGGGGACGTCCCGTCCCTCAGGGAGGCCGTCGCCCACACGTACGGCCTGGAGATGGAGGATCTCCTGAAGGACCCGTCCGGCGTTCAGCCCGACGGCCACCTGAACGGGGAGATGACGGACATCATCGATGCCGGAATGTATGAGTTAATCGAGAAGTGCCAGGAGTATGATTTCGATGCTTCCGAGGCAATAGGTTTCGCAGTCGGGAGGTATCCGAATGCGGGGGAGGACATGAAGCAGGCGATAGAGTTCGTCTGCGGATTCCTCATCGATGCCGTGAGGCACATGGGCGACGAGATCGGAAACGTCCTCAAGGCCCTAGGCGGCGGATTCGTTCCGCCCGGACCCTCCGGATGTCCCGGCAGGGGACGCGCACAGATTCTCCCCACGGGAAGGAACTTCTATTCCATCGATCCGGACAGCATCCCCTGGCATTCCAGCTGGGAGATCGGTTCCAAGATGGCAGAGCAGATGGTGGAGAGATACATCCAGGACAACGGGGTCTGCCCGCAGACCATCGGAATAATCCTCTGGGCGACAGACACCATGAAGACCGGGGGCGACGACGTTGCCTACATCCTCCGGCTCATGGGGCTCCGTCCCGTCTGGGACGGCTACGGCGGACGCGTGAAGGATGTGGAGGTCATCCCCATCGAGGAACTAGGCAGGCCCAGGATAGACGTTACAGTCAGGATCAGCGGGCTGTTCAGGGACACCTTCCCCAACCTCTCCAACCTGATCGACAGGGGAGTCTAG
- a CDS encoding Cobalamin biosynthesis protein CobN-related Mg-chelatase, whose protein sequence is MDMNIVIISVQSADAATMAEPAQKLRELGIAPNVLALNSDDIDDDVLVYQDVVRHVRNADFIFIRCMSDTNRFKRFEKLEKVLEETSAYVLIFSGNAEVTMMTRHLFRGTDDEFRDVCRYSAARGFENEYGMMHYMARLLGKTQTTPPEPVEQRRDGYYHKGMDRDISREDYLKTLDPSKMTIGILFASSLWLYDNLAAIDALTDEIERRGMNSLPLFYSAVSYKTDGEEGTRATIRKYFTDNGKPIPDAVIIHTSFSVMYNSRQDMGVEIQERDNYYRSLLNVPMLNTLTITGEYSDFENDKVGADKHTVTNNVAFPEIDGDIITVPIAWTPRKSGMKKNVPIPDRIERVVDLAYRWAKLRHMPNSEKKVAILLWQSRPNSGVIGNAAGLDSVESIAGLLRRMSASGYIVENVPDSGRALVDEILDGVTNDLDNMSAEAMRKKAADLVPASDYIKEYSKVPQWDREMTEKDWGDPPGDICVDRDRIIIPGIVKGNVFVGYQPLRGRAEKMEQNIHDPVLFAQHQYLEYYRWIRDVFKADMVIHVGTHGTIEWLPGKNVGMSQKCDPDVVLGGLPNLYIYIVDDPGEGIQCKRRIESVLIEHMPPSMARAGQYDEIAQVERPIQEYLEHKATNDSKRRAVLVKNIYEAAKEHKMLNDIGLGDDKDPGPEGFEPHIVELHEYLSEVKDTLVRADLHVLGRVPKEDHYDEMVYSLMRLDNGDVKSLRDAFADSMGIDIQKAIDDPAGRLPSGELNSSAVDRVDDLLQEFLKYARSVKYDIQSCISKLENDLGKASKDLRESVSFMCSRVVPGIDGMTDEIDNILHGMNGGYVLPGPAGAPTRGNAHILPMGRNFYSLDPDTVPSRASWEIGKKMADQMIEKYVAEKGEFPREVGFIIWATDTMKTGGDDVAYILWLLGVRPVWSMAGGQVIGLEVVPKEELKRPRVDVSVNITGLFRDTFPNLIDLIDDAVKLVAELDESDEDNALAANLRRDIVEGIAEGLTPDEARQRNSVRIFGAPLGGYGTGVNFAIESGAWKTVNDLADVYIDWCSNGYSKGNYGQKMRGEFIRRFSKVGVTVKNMPDREIDLLDCDDVYEYLGGMNAFVRAYGRKDAVTYMGDDSDPKKTKVRSTKDELRFAFRSKVLNPKFINGLKEHGYRGAAEMANLTEYTMAWGATSDVAEDWMYEGLADKFLFDKDTQEWMQDVNPYAMMNILNRLQEAIERGLWNADDEYREELKDLYIKTEERIEEITDR, encoded by the coding sequence ATGGACATGAACATCGTCATAATCTCAGTCCAGAGCGCGGACGCTGCCACCATGGCGGAGCCCGCACAGAAGCTGAGGGAACTGGGGATTGCCCCCAACGTCCTCGCCCTCAACTCGGACGATATCGACGACGATGTTCTGGTTTATCAGGACGTGGTCAGACACGTCAGGAACGCCGACTTCATCTTCATCAGATGCATGTCGGACACCAACCGCTTCAAGAGGTTCGAGAAGCTGGAGAAGGTGCTCGAGGAGACGTCCGCATACGTCCTAATCTTCAGCGGGAACGCCGAGGTCACCATGATGACCCGTCACCTGTTCAGGGGCACCGATGATGAGTTCAGGGACGTCTGCAGGTACTCAGCCGCCAGGGGGTTCGAGAACGAGTACGGCATGATGCACTACATGGCCCGGCTCCTGGGAAAGACCCAGACAACTCCCCCTGAACCAGTGGAGCAGAGGCGCGACGGCTACTACCACAAAGGGATGGACAGGGATATATCGAGAGAGGATTACCTCAAGACCCTCGACCCCTCGAAGATGACCATCGGGATCCTCTTCGCCAGTTCCCTCTGGCTTTACGACAACCTCGCCGCCATCGACGCCCTCACCGATGAGATCGAGAGGAGAGGTATGAACTCCCTTCCCCTGTTCTACTCCGCCGTCTCCTACAAGACCGACGGCGAGGAGGGCACCAGGGCCACAATCAGGAAGTACTTCACCGACAACGGGAAACCCATCCCGGACGCGGTGATCATCCACACCTCGTTCTCCGTGATGTACAACTCCCGCCAGGACATGGGTGTGGAGATCCAGGAGAGGGACAATTACTACAGGTCCCTGCTGAACGTCCCCATGCTGAACACCCTCACCATCACCGGGGAGTACAGCGACTTCGAGAACGACAAGGTCGGCGCGGACAAGCACACCGTGACTAACAACGTCGCCTTCCCCGAGATCGACGGCGACATCATCACCGTACCCATCGCCTGGACCCCCAGGAAGAGCGGGATGAAGAAGAACGTCCCCATCCCCGACAGGATCGAGAGGGTGGTGGACCTTGCCTACAGATGGGCGAAACTGAGGCACATGCCGAATTCCGAAAAGAAGGTGGCGATCCTCCTCTGGCAATCCCGCCCCAACTCGGGCGTCATCGGTAACGCAGCAGGCCTGGATTCCGTCGAGAGCATCGCCGGGCTCCTCCGCAGGATGTCCGCCTCCGGATACATTGTGGAGAATGTGCCAGACAGCGGAAGGGCCCTCGTCGATGAGATCCTCGACGGGGTCACGAACGACCTCGACAACATGTCCGCGGAGGCCATGCGCAAGAAGGCGGCGGACCTCGTCCCGGCCTCCGATTACATCAAGGAATATTCCAAGGTCCCTCAGTGGGACAGAGAGATGACGGAGAAGGACTGGGGGGACCCTCCGGGGGACATCTGCGTCGACAGGGACAGGATTATCATCCCCGGCATCGTCAAAGGGAACGTCTTCGTCGGATACCAGCCTCTCCGCGGAAGGGCGGAGAAGATGGAGCAGAACATACACGACCCCGTCCTCTTCGCACAGCACCAGTACCTCGAATATTACAGATGGATCAGAGACGTGTTCAAGGCGGACATGGTCATCCACGTGGGGACCCACGGTACCATCGAGTGGCTCCCGGGCAAGAACGTCGGGATGTCTCAGAAATGCGACCCGGACGTGGTCCTCGGAGGGCTTCCCAACCTCTACATCTACATCGTCGACGACCCCGGGGAGGGGATCCAGTGCAAGAGGAGGATCGAGAGCGTCCTCATAGAGCATATGCCCCCTTCGATGGCCAGAGCGGGACAGTACGACGAGATTGCACAGGTCGAAAGGCCCATCCAGGAATACCTTGAGCATAAGGCCACCAACGATTCCAAGCGCAGGGCGGTCCTTGTGAAAAACATCTACGAGGCGGCAAAGGAGCACAAGATGCTCAACGACATCGGCCTGGGCGACGATAAGGATCCCGGGCCGGAGGGCTTCGAACCCCACATCGTGGAGCTGCACGAATATCTGTCCGAGGTCAAGGACACCCTGGTCAGGGCGGACCTGCACGTCCTGGGAAGGGTCCCTAAGGAGGACCACTACGATGAGATGGTCTACTCCCTCATGAGGCTGGATAACGGGGACGTGAAGAGCCTCAGGGATGCGTTCGCGGACAGCATGGGGATCGACATCCAGAAAGCCATCGACGACCCGGCCGGAAGACTCCCCTCGGGAGAACTAAACAGTTCAGCGGTCGATAGGGTCGATGACCTCCTGCAGGAATTCCTGAAATATGCCAGATCCGTGAAGTATGACATCCAGTCCTGCATCTCGAAGCTCGAGAACGATCTGGGGAAGGCATCCAAAGACCTCAGGGAATCGGTCTCCTTCATGTGCTCCAGGGTAGTCCCCGGCATCGACGGGATGACCGACGAGATCGACAACATCCTCCACGGCATGAACGGAGGGTACGTGCTCCCCGGACCCGCGGGAGCCCCTACCCGCGGGAATGCGCATATCCTCCCGATGGGGAGGAACTTCTATTCCCTGGATCCGGACACCGTGCCCAGCAGGGCATCGTGGGAGATCGGGAAGAAGATGGCCGACCAGATGATCGAGAAATACGTCGCCGAGAAGGGGGAGTTCCCCAGGGAGGTCGGGTTCATCATCTGGGCGACTGACACCATGAAGACCGGCGGGGACGATGTAGCATACATCCTGTGGCTGCTCGGAGTGAGGCCGGTGTGGTCCATGGCGGGCGGGCAGGTCATCGGACTGGAGGTTGTCCCGAAGGAGGAACTGAAAAGACCCAGAGTGGACGTTTCCGTCAATATCACAGGTCTGTTCAGGGACACTTTCCCCAACTTGATCGACCTCATCGACGACGCGGTGAAACTGGTCGCCGAACTCGACGAGAGCGACGAGGACAATGCCCTCGCGGCCAACCTCAGGAGGGACATCGTGGAGGGCATCGCCGAGGGTCTCACCCCAGATGAGGCCCGCCAGAGGAACTCCGTCCGCATATTCGGAGCCCCCTTGGGAGGTTACGGGACGGGAGTCAACTTCGCCATCGAGTCCGGCGCGTGGAAGACCGTGAACGACCTGGCCGATGTATACATCGACTGGTGCAGCAACGGATATTCCAAGGGCAACTACGGACAGAAGATGAGAGGGGAGTTCATCAGGAGATTCTCCAAGGTGGGTGTCACCGTCAAGAACATGCCGGACAGAGAGATAGACCTTCTGGACTGCGACGATGTCTACGAGTACCTCGGGGGCATGAACGCCTTCGTCAGGGCATACGGCAGGAAGGATGCCGTCACCTACATGGGGGACGATTCCGACCCCAAGAAGACCAAGGTCCGCAGCACCAAGGACGAACTCAGATTCGCCTTCCGTTCGAAGGTCCTCAATCCCAAGTTCATCAACGGGCTGAAGGAACACGGATACCGCGGCGCGGCTGAAATGGCTAACCTCACCGAATATACCATGGCCTGGGGCGCCACCTCGGATGTCGCCGAAGATTGGATGTACGAGGGACTCGCCGACAAGTTCCTGTTCGACAAGGACACCCAGGAATGGATGCAGGATGTCAACCCCTATGCGATGATGAACATCCTGAACAGGCTTCAGGAGGCCATCGAAAGGGGGCTCTGGAACGCGGACGACGAATACCGCGAGGAACTGAAGGACCTCTATATCAAGACCGAGGAGAGGATCGAGGAGATCACCGACAGGTGA
- a CDS encoding protoporphyrin IX magnesium-chelatase, which produces MQKQTAFFPFTEVVGQDDMKRALLLNIIDPGIGGVLIKGEKGTAKSTTVRSLNWILPYREAVKGCPFRCQFGREDRYCPICSERLAKGEKLEPEKVRMKVIDLPLSATEDRVSGTLDLEHVLKTGEKKFEPGVLAAANGNILYVDEVNLLDDHLVDLLLDSAAMGINYVEREGVSFSHPAKFVLVGTMNPEEGDLRPQLLDRFGLSVDIKGERDVKMRAEVVKKRVAYDADPEAYIKKCQKDLDAMTEKLEKAIALHPKVIAGDDVVDMIVSVMVHFGIDGHRADITLMKAAKANAALEGRNKVTKDDIRQTAELVLSHRLKRKPFEEKALDREELEACLENL; this is translated from the coding sequence TTGCAAAAACAGACTGCGTTCTTCCCGTTCACTGAGGTCGTCGGACAGGACGACATGAAAAGGGCCCTTCTCCTGAACATCATCGACCCCGGAATCGGCGGCGTGCTGATCAAGGGAGAGAAGGGGACTGCGAAATCCACCACCGTGCGTTCGCTCAACTGGATCCTCCCCTACCGCGAGGCCGTGAAGGGGTGCCCGTTCCGCTGCCAGTTCGGACGCGAGGACAGATACTGCCCCATCTGCTCGGAGAGACTCGCCAAAGGCGAGAAGCTGGAACCCGAGAAGGTCCGCATGAAGGTCATCGACCTCCCTCTGAGTGCCACCGAGGACCGTGTATCCGGAACTCTCGACCTGGAACACGTCCTCAAGACCGGGGAGAAGAAGTTCGAACCCGGTGTCCTCGCAGCGGCAAACGGCAACATCCTCTACGTCGACGAGGTCAATCTCCTCGACGACCACCTGGTCGATCTCCTTCTCGACTCCGCCGCTATGGGCATCAACTACGTCGAGAGGGAGGGGGTTTCCTTCTCACACCCCGCTAAGTTCGTCCTCGTAGGTACCATGAACCCCGAGGAGGGAGACCTCCGCCCCCAGCTCCTGGACAGGTTCGGACTGTCCGTGGACATCAAGGGGGAGAGGGATGTCAAGATGCGCGCCGAGGTCGTCAAGAAGAGAGTCGCATACGACGCCGACCCCGAGGCCTACATCAAGAAGTGCCAGAAGGACCTGGATGCCATGACCGAGAAGCTGGAGAAGGCCATCGCTCTGCACCCCAAGGTCATCGCCGGCGACGATGTCGTGGACATGATCGTCTCGGTCATGGTCCACTTCGGTATCGACGGACACCGCGCGGACATCACCCTAATGAAGGCCGCCAAGGCCAACGCCGCGCTCGAAGGCCGCAACAAAGTCACAAAAGACGATATTCGCCAGACGGCGGAACTCGTGCTCTCACACCGCCTGAAGAGGAAGCCCTTCGAGGAGAAGGCCCTCGACAGGGAGGAACTCGAGGCATGTCTGGAGAACCTCTGA